The proteins below are encoded in one region of Aquisalimonas asiatica:
- a CDS encoding alpha/beta fold hydrolase, producing MAEVTNEGGRLYYEIHGEGTPVVLLMGLGGSGRAWGLQLPDFARRHRVLLPDNRGVGRSDMPPGPYTMAGFAADLDAVLNAADIDSAHLVGVSMGGLIAQEYYHLHPHRVRSMTLVATGVGPADPAYVPPERHIWEVLELDRATTDERTVVERMNATFYHPDYLERIPDLADRILQFQAREPQPPHAYHAQLHSAGTHTLNSPRLHQVDVPCLVVHGEDDRVWPPENARYLATHLPNAELELMPRTAHMLPLEQPRAFNTRVLRFLADVDAERQ from the coding sequence ATGGCCGAAGTCACGAACGAGGGGGGTCGCCTCTACTACGAAATCCACGGCGAAGGCACGCCGGTGGTGCTGCTCATGGGGCTGGGTGGCAGTGGGCGAGCCTGGGGGCTGCAACTACCGGACTTCGCCCGGCGCCACCGGGTCCTCCTCCCGGACAACCGCGGCGTCGGCCGGTCCGACATGCCGCCCGGGCCATACACCATGGCCGGGTTCGCGGCAGACCTCGACGCCGTGCTGAACGCGGCCGACATCGACAGCGCCCATCTGGTGGGTGTCTCCATGGGCGGCCTGATCGCCCAGGAGTACTACCATCTCCATCCGCACCGGGTGCGTAGCATGACTCTCGTGGCAACCGGTGTGGGGCCGGCCGATCCGGCCTACGTGCCGCCGGAACGGCACATCTGGGAGGTCCTTGAACTGGACCGCGCCACCACCGACGAGCGCACCGTGGTCGAGCGCATGAACGCCACGTTCTACCACCCCGACTACCTGGAGCGCATACCGGACCTGGCGGACCGCATTCTCCAGTTCCAGGCCCGCGAGCCGCAGCCGCCGCACGCGTATCACGCCCAGCTGCACTCGGCCGGGACACACACCCTGAACAGCCCCAGGCTGCATCAGGTCGACGTGCCCTGCCTGGTGGTACACGGTGAGGACGACCGGGTCTGGCCACCGGAGAACGCTCGCTATCTGGCGACGCACCTGCCCAACGCGGAGCTGGAACTGATGCCGCGCACGGCGCACATGCTGCCCCTGGAACAACCGCGCGCATTCAACACCCGGGTACTGCGGTTCCTCGCCGATGTGGATGCCGAACGGCAATGA
- a CDS encoding MlaA family lipoprotein: MDTNTVTRFRRLTRAIALALLTLALATGCASSEPPPPEPEAWDPIEPTNRKVYAFNEQLDRFVAKPLADGYVFITPRFVRTGVTNFFDNMGEPGNALNNVLQGKPRDGARDTGRFLINSTIGLAGLFDVATALGMEQSNEDFGQTLAVWGTPEGAYLVLPAYGPNTTRDVNDIPVSLATNPVTYAGWVITLPLYALDLVNTRARLDQAARFRSEAALDEYDFTRSAYRQYRDNLIWDGDPPEADFFDDLDDDFDW, encoded by the coding sequence ATGGACACGAACACGGTGACCCGCTTCCGGCGCCTGACGCGCGCCATTGCCCTGGCCCTGCTCACGCTGGCCCTGGCGACCGGCTGCGCCAGTTCCGAGCCACCGCCGCCGGAACCGGAGGCGTGGGATCCCATCGAGCCCACCAACCGCAAGGTCTACGCTTTCAACGAGCAGCTCGACCGCTTTGTTGCCAAGCCGCTGGCCGATGGTTACGTGTTCATCACACCGCGGTTCGTGCGTACCGGCGTCACGAACTTCTTCGACAATATGGGCGAGCCCGGCAACGCGCTGAACAACGTCCTGCAGGGCAAGCCGCGCGATGGCGCCCGCGACACCGGCCGCTTTCTGATCAACAGCACCATCGGCCTGGCGGGGCTGTTCGACGTGGCGACCGCCCTGGGCATGGAACAAAGCAACGAAGACTTCGGCCAGACCCTGGCGGTATGGGGCACCCCCGAGGGGGCGTACCTGGTGCTGCCGGCATACGGCCCCAACACCACCCGGGACGTCAACGACATCCCCGTCTCCCTGGCCACGAATCCGGTCACCTATGCCGGCTGGGTGATCACCCTGCCGCTGTATGCGCTGGATCTGGTGAACACCCGCGCGCGCCTGGACCAGGCGGCACGGTTCCGCAGCGAGGCGGCGCTGGACGAGTACGACTTCACCCGCTCCGCCTACCGCCAGTACCGGGACAACCTCATCTGGGACGGCGATCCACCGGAAGCCGATTTCTTCGACGACCTCGACGACGATTTCGACTGGTAG
- a CDS encoding CDP-6-deoxy-delta-3,4-glucoseen reductase, with the protein MSYTVTIEPTGHTFTVEPEQSILDAALRHGLVIPYSCRSGTCCTCMGKVVEGAVTYPGGQPPESLDDKELAVGQALFCMARPASDLAIEVREVREAADIPPRKMRCRVAHMERLSRDVMGLQLKLPDSERLAFLPGQYLDILLRDGRRRSYSLANAPHDDDLLALQVRHIEGGEFSEQVFHAMQEKALLRIEGPYGTFHIREEDDRPILMIAGSTGIAPLLSMLAHMIHTGDQRPVHLFWGVRSRQDLYMDDTLQAWERAHGPLQYTPCLSEPQPEDAWDGRIGLVHNMLLQDYPDLSRHAVYMSGPPAMIAAAQRDFARHGVEEQHFFRDAFEFAADSRPDLTASVAADTDS; encoded by the coding sequence ATGAGTTACACCGTTACCATCGAACCAACCGGCCACACCTTCACCGTGGAGCCGGAGCAGTCCATCCTCGACGCGGCGCTGCGCCACGGGCTGGTCATACCGTACAGCTGCCGCAGTGGCACCTGCTGCACCTGCATGGGCAAGGTCGTCGAAGGGGCCGTCACCTACCCCGGCGGACAACCGCCGGAGAGCCTGGATGACAAGGAGCTGGCCGTGGGGCAGGCCCTGTTCTGCATGGCCCGCCCGGCGAGTGACCTGGCGATCGAGGTGCGGGAGGTGCGCGAGGCGGCCGACATCCCGCCGCGCAAGATGCGCTGCCGGGTCGCGCACATGGAACGGCTGTCGCGGGACGTCATGGGCCTGCAGCTGAAACTGCCGGACAGTGAACGCCTGGCCTTTCTCCCGGGCCAGTACCTGGACATCCTCCTGCGCGACGGGCGCCGGCGCAGTTACTCCCTGGCGAATGCCCCCCACGACGACGACCTGCTCGCGTTGCAGGTCCGCCATATCGAAGGCGGTGAGTTCAGCGAGCAGGTCTTCCACGCCATGCAGGAAAAGGCACTATTGCGTATCGAAGGGCCTTACGGCACCTTTCACATCCGCGAGGAGGACGACCGACCGATCCTCATGATTGCCGGCAGCACCGGCATCGCGCCGCTGTTGAGCATGCTGGCCCACATGATCCACACGGGGGACCAGCGGCCGGTCCACTTGTTCTGGGGTGTGCGTTCGCGGCAGGATCTGTACATGGACGACACGCTACAGGCCTGGGAGCGAGCGCACGGCCCGTTACAATACACGCCGTGCCTGTCCGAGCCGCAGCCCGAAGACGCCTGGGATGGCCGCATCGGACTGGTGCACAATATGCTCTTGCAGGACTATCCTGACCTGAGCAGGCATGCGGTCTACATGAGCGGGCCGCCCGCCATGATCGCGGCGGCACAAAGGGATTTCGCCCGTCACGGCGTCGAGGAACAGCACTTCTTCCGTGACGCATTCGAGTTCGCGGCCGATTCGCGGCCCGACCTGACCGCCTCCGTGGCGGCCGACACCGACAGCTGA
- a CDS encoding fructosamine kinase family protein — protein MPWSAIDDAIAGATGSPYATRHRAPVGGGSINAAYRLEGQQSAWFVKLNHAGALAMFQAEAEGLQELAAADAIRVPRPLTWGEAGGRSYLVMEWLTLHGRGDNAALGESLAHMHRTTAARHGWHRDNTIGSTEQINTPDSDWVRFYTRQRLQFQLQLAADNGHGGSLQRAGERLCEQAGAFFSDYTPSPSLLHGDLWSGNIAFDDARQPVLYDPAVHYGDRESDLAMSELFGRLPEAVYDAYNAVWPLDAGYPVRRDLYQLYHVLNHLNLFGGMYASQAEHLIGRLLAEVR, from the coding sequence ATGCCCTGGTCGGCCATTGACGACGCCATCGCCGGCGCCACCGGCTCCCCGTACGCCACCCGCCATCGGGCCCCGGTGGGGGGCGGCAGTATCAATGCGGCCTACCGCCTCGAGGGGCAGCAGAGCGCGTGGTTCGTCAAGCTCAACCATGCCGGGGCGCTGGCGATGTTCCAGGCCGAGGCGGAGGGGCTGCAGGAGCTGGCGGCCGCCGACGCGATCCGCGTGCCGCGGCCGTTGACCTGGGGCGAAGCCGGCGGCCGCAGCTACCTGGTGATGGAATGGCTGACGCTCCACGGGCGTGGCGACAACGCGGCCCTGGGCGAGTCGCTGGCACATATGCACCGCACCACCGCGGCGCGCCACGGCTGGCACCGGGACAACACCATCGGCTCTACCGAGCAGATCAACACCCCGGACAGTGACTGGGTGCGCTTCTACACCCGGCAGCGCCTGCAGTTCCAGTTGCAGCTGGCGGCGGACAACGGCCACGGCGGTTCGCTGCAGCGGGCCGGGGAGCGGCTGTGTGAACAGGCAGGGGCATTCTTCAGCGACTACACACCGTCGCCGTCACTGCTTCATGGCGATCTGTGGTCGGGCAACATCGCCTTCGATGACGCCCGTCAGCCGGTGCTGTACGACCCGGCAGTCCACTATGGCGACCGGGAGTCGGATCTGGCCATGTCGGAGCTGTTCGGGCGTCTGCCGGAGGCGGTCTACGACGCCTACAACGCCGTGTGGCCCCTGGACGCCGGCTACCCGGTCAGGCGGGATCTCTACCAGCTCTATCACGTGCTCAACCACCTCAATCTGTTCGGTGGCATGTACGCCAGCCAGGCCGAGCACCTGATCGGCCGGCTTCTTGCCGAGGTGCGATAG
- a CDS encoding phytoene/squalene synthase family protein produces the protein MTATERADDAAFQARMLDGVSRTFALTIPQLPAPLRPAIGNAYLLCRLADIIEDSAGLDPAGKRAHLHALVAALDHPGAGAAFSAGLQPAITDAPAAERELVAEAERVFRLYRSLPAEQRTPLQRCLTIMADGMARFADRKSPHGLPDLTAFREYCYYVAGVVGEMLTDLFALQVPAIADDQAAMRRRAVAFGLGLQMTNILKDVWDDRQRGVCWLPRDVFAHHGCDLAPDARWHESHGFQAGIRELTVMAHGHLREALRYTRGVPSSHRGIRRFCAWAIGMALYTLKAIHHRPDFDSARQVKLSRSRLRGVIVGCNLAVRNDRLLTGAFHWAARGLPAPPRHQPNPMASDEDTPWTRTR, from the coding sequence ATGACTGCCACGGAGCGTGCCGATGACGCGGCATTCCAGGCGCGCATGCTGGACGGCGTGTCACGCACGTTCGCCTTGACCATTCCGCAGCTCCCCGCACCGCTGCGGCCGGCCATCGGCAACGCCTATCTGCTGTGCAGGCTCGCCGATATCATCGAAGACAGCGCCGGCCTCGACCCGGCCGGTAAACGCGCGCACCTGCACGCTCTGGTTGCTGCTCTGGACCATCCCGGCGCCGGGGCGGCGTTCAGCGCCGGGCTGCAACCGGCCATCACCGATGCCCCCGCCGCCGAGCGTGAACTGGTGGCGGAAGCAGAGCGGGTGTTCCGGCTGTACCGCAGCCTGCCGGCGGAGCAGCGCACCCCGTTGCAACGCTGCCTGACCATCATGGCGGACGGCATGGCGCGGTTCGCCGACCGTAAATCCCCCCACGGGCTACCGGACCTGACTGCCTTCCGCGAGTACTGCTACTACGTGGCAGGGGTGGTCGGCGAGATGCTCACCGACCTGTTTGCCCTGCAGGTCCCGGCCATTGCCGACGACCAGGCCGCAATGCGGCGACGCGCCGTGGCGTTCGGTCTCGGGCTGCAGATGACCAACATCCTCAAGGACGTCTGGGACGACCGCCAGCGGGGCGTGTGCTGGCTGCCGCGGGACGTGTTCGCCCACCATGGCTGCGACCTGGCGCCGGATGCGCGGTGGCACGAATCGCACGGGTTTCAGGCCGGCATCCGGGAGCTGACGGTCATGGCCCACGGCCATCTGCGCGAGGCGCTCCGGTATACCCGCGGCGTTCCGTCGAGCCACCGTGGCATACGGCGGTTCTGCGCCTGGGCCATCGGTATGGCACTCTATACGCTCAAGGCGATTCACCACCGGCCGGATTTCGACAGTGCTCGGCAGGTAAAGCTCTCGCGCAGCCGCCTGCGGGGGGTTATCGTGGGCTGCAATCTGGCGGTCCGGAATGACCGCCTGCTCACCGGCGCATTCCACTGGGCGGCCCGCGGCCTCCCCGCACCGCCCCGCCATCAGCCGAACCCGATGGCGAGCGACGAGGACACACCATGGACACGAACACGGTGA
- a CDS encoding PAS domain S-box protein, which yields MNDQLRDHHGARPSTGPAHRRRWRPGRAFWVGVIGLCLTIAGTAALIAQDAQHRAEIFREHAEQTLDTFSHSIERHLERAHNLGALIEAGAEIDPERYQDTRRPTTDNGLKFLAWMEPESDSDELRIIPLIASSGGGVVAHRVLRAEPADDLSHLRTLETAIERGAMTGTQGVVLFHANGEPVPGFIAFNPVRRDGEQAGVVALAIRLDRAAGNARRDYPVALHVFQRAEDGSALLLHGPGGNDGVAEHTRPEQLEDGRHERRNLDVAGRQWTVYATPVDATAGGWIPAHALMLLIAGIGLSGLAARLVSRENHLRQLVSGQLQGSEQRSSSLRQELTVARNTLSREAATLQETEHYKRFMAARASELFARLAPDGTILELSASWETLLGQAPDTMIGRPLGQFVNEDQHQELNRAIDAPRLNGDPVTATYPLRDAGGALHWMEASHLRLPPARQDTAGNLLLAARPSGKAPPAPSPQPGHWLPYETIFQKAAVGMAVFDHRTGDCLYVNQALCDLVGYAQNELLEMGYRDLTHPADQHATREQLDQIGAASQDTFQVEKRYLHKTGRVIWVLVTGSLIRDDQGQITCVASQIRDISEQKAVEHALEQINRRHDLILNAAAEAIFGLDTNGRVVFANSAACLLLSRESATIEGQVLFDLLDAGLYDDTEVWPIHACMEERQVRQDDSALFRRGDGSVFVADYTAAPIVDNDRVTGAVVVMTDASERQEGEARFRSAFDDVAVGMALIRTDGRFLRANDALCQLTGYEQDALLAMPSAELLHPDDREANYRANKRILEGQRPSAPLEQRLCHRDGGIAWALTSTSVVRDPDGQPRYLLKQAQDITPRKVAEAALRASERRFRGVFDEAAVAMALLSGPQARVQRTNEALRALLGCSVDALDDQPVLELIHPDDRAELECRLAGASATDGSACSVRLKGCTGNPVPVHVQVSMIGQDNGGHATDPLQLVQILRHDNRHEASRPLGGD from the coding sequence ATGAACGATCAACTCCGAGACCATCACGGCGCGCGGCCGTCCACAGGCCCTGCGCATCGGCGGCGTTGGCGCCCCGGACGCGCATTCTGGGTGGGCGTCATCGGGCTGTGCCTGACCATCGCCGGCACGGCCGCCCTGATTGCCCAGGACGCGCAGCACCGGGCGGAGATCTTCCGTGAGCATGCGGAACAGACCCTGGATACCTTCAGCCACTCGATCGAGCGCCACCTGGAGCGGGCACACAACCTGGGGGCGCTCATCGAGGCGGGGGCGGAGATCGACCCCGAACGCTACCAGGACACGCGGCGCCCCACCACCGATAACGGCCTCAAGTTCCTTGCGTGGATGGAGCCCGAGAGCGACAGCGACGAGCTCCGCATCATTCCGCTGATCGCCAGCTCCGGCGGCGGCGTGGTGGCTCACCGCGTCCTGCGCGCGGAGCCGGCCGACGACCTGTCCCATCTGCGCACCCTGGAGACGGCGATCGAGCGTGGCGCCATGACCGGCACCCAGGGGGTGGTGCTCTTCCACGCCAACGGCGAGCCGGTCCCCGGGTTCATCGCCTTCAACCCCGTACGTCGGGACGGTGAACAAGCGGGGGTGGTGGCGCTGGCCATCCGCCTCGACCGCGCCGCCGGCAACGCCCGGCGGGACTACCCGGTGGCGCTGCACGTATTTCAGCGGGCAGAGGATGGCTCGGCGCTGCTGCTGCACGGGCCGGGCGGGAACGACGGCGTGGCCGAGCACACCCGCCCGGAGCAGCTTGAGGATGGCCGCCACGAGCGCAGAAACCTCGACGTGGCGGGGCGCCAGTGGACGGTCTATGCCACGCCAGTGGACGCCACCGCCGGCGGCTGGATTCCGGCGCATGCACTGATGCTGCTGATCGCCGGCATCGGGCTCAGCGGTCTCGCGGCGCGGCTCGTAAGCCGGGAAAACCACCTCCGTCAGCTGGTCTCCGGGCAACTCCAGGGCAGCGAACAGCGCTCCTCCAGCCTGCGGCAGGAGCTGACGGTCGCGCGGAACACCCTCTCGCGCGAGGCCGCCACCCTTCAGGAAACCGAACACTACAAGCGCTTCATGGCGGCGCGGGCGTCCGAGCTGTTCGCGCGGCTGGCGCCGGACGGGACCATTCTCGAACTGTCGGCCTCCTGGGAGACGCTGCTGGGTCAAGCCCCGGACACCATGATCGGCCGGCCGCTGGGGCAGTTCGTCAACGAGGACCAGCACCAGGAGCTGAACCGCGCCATCGACGCGCCCCGACTCAATGGCGATCCGGTCACGGCCACCTATCCGCTGCGCGACGCCGGCGGCGCCCTGCACTGGATGGAGGCGAGCCATCTGCGGCTACCGCCCGCCCGCCAGGACACCGCCGGCAACCTGCTGCTGGCTGCGCGGCCGTCCGGCAAGGCGCCCCCGGCACCAAGCCCGCAACCCGGCCATTGGCTGCCCTACGAGACCATCTTCCAGAAAGCCGCCGTGGGCATGGCGGTGTTCGACCACCGCACGGGTGACTGCCTCTACGTGAACCAGGCCCTCTGCGATCTGGTCGGCTATGCGCAGAACGAACTGCTGGAGATGGGCTACCGGGATCTGACCCACCCCGCCGACCAGCACGCCACCCGGGAGCAACTGGACCAGATCGGCGCTGCGTCCCAGGACACGTTCCAGGTGGAAAAACGCTACCTGCACAAGACCGGGCGTGTGATCTGGGTGCTGGTCACGGGCAGCCTGATCCGCGACGACCAGGGGCAGATCACCTGCGTGGCGAGCCAGATCCGGGATATCTCCGAACAGAAAGCGGTGGAGCACGCCCTGGAGCAGATCAACCGCCGCCATGACCTCATCCTCAACGCCGCCGCCGAGGCGATCTTCGGCCTCGACACCAACGGTCGGGTCGTGTTCGCCAACAGCGCCGCCTGCCTGCTGCTGAGCCGGGAGTCCGCCACCATCGAGGGCCAGGTCCTGTTCGATCTCCTGGACGCGGGTCTCTACGACGACACCGAGGTCTGGCCGATCCATGCCTGCATGGAAGAGCGCCAGGTGCGGCAGGATGACTCCGCCCTGTTCCGGCGTGGCGATGGCTCCGTCTTCGTTGCGGACTACACCGCCGCCCCCATCGTCGACAACGACCGGGTCACCGGCGCCGTGGTGGTCATGACCGATGCCTCCGAGCGCCAGGAGGGCGAAGCCCGCTTCCGCAGCGCTTTCGACGACGTCGCGGTGGGCATGGCGCTGATCCGCACCGACGGCCGGTTCCTGCGCGCCAATGACGCCCTGTGCCAGCTCACCGGGTACGAGCAGGACGCGCTGCTGGCGATGCCCTCCGCGGAACTGCTCCACCCCGACGATCGCGAGGCAAACTATCGCGCCAACAAGCGTATCCTCGAGGGTCAACGTCCATCGGCCCCACTGGAGCAGCGTTTGTGCCACCGGGATGGCGGCATCGCCTGGGCGCTGACCAGCACATCGGTGGTCCGTGACCCGGACGGCCAGCCGCGATACCTCCTCAAACAGGCGCAGGACATCACGCCCCGCAAGGTCGCCGAGGCGGCGCTGCGGGCCAGTGAGCGCCGGTTCCGCGGCGTGTTTGACGAGGCCGCCGTTGCCATGGCGCTGCTGTCCGGGCCCCAGGCGCGGGTGCAGCGCACCAACGAGGCGCTGCGGGCATTGCTGGGGTGCAGCGTGGATGCGCTGGATGACCAGCCGGTGCTGGAGTTGATCCACCCTGATGATCGCGCGGAGCTGGAGTGCCGCCTGGCTGGCGCGAGTGCGACGGATGGCTCGGCGTGCAGCGTCCGGCTGAAGGGCTGTACCGGCAACCCCGTCCCGGTCCACGTCCAGGTCTCCATGATCGGCCAGGACAACGGCGGCCACGCCACCGACCCGCTGCAGCTGGTGCAGATCCTGCGCCACGACAACCGCCACGAGGCCTCCCGGCCCCTCGGCGGCGACTGA